Genomic segment of Ewingella sp. CoE-038-23:
CCGGTTTACGCACTGGCACAAAACCCACACCCAGAGCCAAGGCCACCGGAGCACCAAACAAGAAACCACGCGCTTCGGTACCCACCACTTTGGTGACGCCGGAGTCACGATAACGGTCGGCCAGCAGTTGAATGCTGGCGGCATAGGCTGCCGGGTCTTCCAGCAGGCTGGTGACGTCGCGGAACAGAATGCCCGGTTTCGGGTAGTCTTGAATGGATTTAATGCTGTTTTTGATAAACTCTAGCTGCTGTGCGGTAGCTGTCATAATAAGTGCCTGATAAAACTGCTGTTCATACTTAAACGCGAACCAGTAAATGGCTCATGCCTTACAAAAGTGTTTGGCTGTTTAAGGAAGGAAATTGGCGCGCATGAGGGTGCGCGAGATGCCCAAATCTATGCAAAGCCGCTTTAAAAAGCAACCCGCAGCCGGACATGATCACCTTTTTTGTTGCTTTAGGTCAACCACTGGTAAGCGCCACATCATGATAAGCAGCCCGAACATGATACAAAGCAGTAAAACGCGCACCCACCACAGCGGGACAAAATAGAGAGAAATGGCAAACGTAATGAGGATCACCAGCACGGCTTTGCCTTTTGCGCCGGGTGGCAAGGCGCGATGTTCCTGCCAGTGGCGCAGGTAACTGCCAAACCACGAGCGATATAGCAGCCAGTAGTGAAAACGCGGCGACGAGCGAGCAAAGCACCATGCCGCCAGCAGCAGAAACGGCGTGGTAGGTAATAAAGGCAGCACTACGCCCAGCGTCGCCAGCACCACGCATACCCACCCCAGAATGATCAACAAAACACGTTTCATACAATCCTTGTCGACTTGTCTATGTTATCGATGTCGCTATGCCGCCAGTGTAAACAACTGCCTAGGCGCTGCCAAACACCGCGTGCCTTGTATCTGGTGAGCTTCAGGGTAAGCTAATCAGGTCCAACGCGGAGAACCCCTGTGAGCACTGAACAAATATTGCACGCCCTGAGCCAACAAATAGAGGCGCTCGCGCAAGAAATTGAACCTGTCGGCCACGTTTCGGCCCAGCAGGCGCGTTTCGACGTGACGCTGTTCGCCACCAAAGGCACCCGACTGCGCGACTATCTGGCTGAAGTGCGGGTCAATCTTGGCCAGCTGCATCAGGTGGTGGCGGAGAAACGTCAGGCGCAGGTGGCGTTTGTCGCCGAGCGGCTGATCTCCCAAATTACAGCCTTGCAGCGCGAACTGGCAACTCAGGGTCTGCGCAAGACTCACCAAACGCCAGAGCGTAAAAGCCACGACAACTACACCCGGCTGGCAGAAACCCAGCAGTTTGAGCGCCGTTTAATCGCCATGATTGAAGACCGTGAGAGCACCCTTGGGCAGCTTGCCACTTTCAGCGATCAGCAAAGAGTGCAGAAGGAACTGGCCGCGCTGGAAGGTCGATTGATGAGATGCAGGCAGGCGTTAGCCAAAATCGAGCGGCAAATTGAAAGGCAGGAAAAAGGTTTTTGAATGTTTATCACATTTTTTGAAAACTGCAGGCAGGTGGAGACATTTATTATCTATAATCAGTTTCCATGCCTGAGTGATTAAATTTCCTAAAAGGTCCTGGCTGCTGCTTAACTGAGCCACT
This window contains:
- a CDS encoding DUF454 family protein, with translation MKRVLLIILGWVCVVLATLGVVLPLLPTTPFLLLAAWCFARSSPRFHYWLLYRSWFGSYLRHWQEHRALPPGAKGKAVLVILITFAISLYFVPLWWVRVLLLCIMFGLLIMMWRLPVVDLKQQKR
- the priC gene encoding primosomal replication protein, which encodes MSTEQILHALSQQIEALAQEIEPVGHVSAQQARFDVTLFATKGTRLRDYLAEVRVNLGQLHQVVAEKRQAQVAFVAERLISQITALQRELATQGLRKTHQTPERKSHDNYTRLAETQQFERRLIAMIEDRESTLGQLATFSDQQRVQKELAALEGRLMRCRQALAKIERQIERQEKGF